The Ipomoea triloba cultivar NCNSP0323 chromosome 4, ASM357664v1 DNA segment TTCAGCATcatatgtataaataataaatgtgtagtTAGTGAGATGGCATCCGAGGCAATCTCATCCACATGATCATGGATTTGAATCTAAACTCGACTAATGAATAGAGCTGAATTTGAGTCTCTAAATACTCCGTTCGAGCAGCACGTGAGCCTAATTGAACTTAATCAAGATATAATGTTGTGTTTTGTTATGATATTTGATTGTATAGAAATTtaaaatggaaatgaaaatCTTTATATGATATATTCGAGCTTGAATAGTTTGGACTCGATTTGAGTCGAGCTTGAACTCAGAATACGATTGAGTTTGAACTTTAAGGTTAGACTATTCAAATTTAACTTGATTCAACTCGACTCGACTCAATTAGTCAATTTCATGCCAGTACTACCATGGATGTAATAATGTTGTCCCCTTTTGTATGGAAAAATCAATCTAGTCAACTCGATTGGCATGAATGGCCGTGCACTCTTATTCCTTGGGAGAGATTGGGAGTTCGAATTTCTTTGAATCCCCTCTTCTTGTCAGTAAACTGGGATTAGTCTAAATATGATACGGTTGAAGCGTGCTCAGGACACCTCGGGGAccgacaaaaaaaataataatgccgTCCCCCTCACcccagaaaaataaaataaaataagaacatTGGGAAGGCATTCGAGGTCGCATGGCGCTACGCGTATCATTAAAATATCCGAAAAAAACAGACAAAAGGAACCTTGTAAAAGTCGAATAAAATGCAGACCAAAACCTGCACCGTATGCACACGCAAGTATATAATACGCTCATCGTTCACCTCGATGAATTATCTTCAATGAATCGATGAACTCAAGGTGTCGACGTTTCGTCCTCGCTGCTCGTTCGGTCATGGCCTGCTGCCTGCCTAACTCGAACAATGTGTATTATATAAATCTCCATTGCTCTCTCTTCACATTTTCTTTCAATTATTAGCTTTGATGGAAGGCCAGACCATCCATTTACCAACTTCTAGCAAGGTAAACTCTCTCTAtatgcattatatttgtgtTTCCATATATAACATTGTACATTATTGGATTACCCGGTTGCAAAAATTGGAAAatccgcctagcgtatcaccacaATTCGTGATCTAGGCGGTTAGCTCGCTTGGCGCCCGACCAGAGCCCGATTTTAGGACATGCAAGATAGGCAACAACACAGGGCTCTAAAATTTTGGAGGCTCCTAATTTAGTTCgacctaatagttagtatatcaatcattattgcatggatcatggtccacacagctgtatggaccaaaaataaaaaatacattatttttggtacattatttttatactgtagcctgtaggtacattattttagggtacattattttagcatttttctatttgcaattttttttcaattcgtAGTTTATTTATACTGACCTCACTTATTCATTAGCACAAGACCacgtaaataaaaaaaatcaattattttcaaaaaaaaaagaagaaaaaacaatcAATCCTGCACCcgactaggccgcttaggcgacctcctaggcaccgactagaccGCTTAGTAAGCTGATTAGCTATtctactttaaaaaaaacaaaaacaaaaacaaaaacaaaaatatgttaCGTGCAGGCGCAGGATGGGTTAAGTGATGAGCGAGTTGAGGCGGGAGCTCGACCATATCGTCTTCTCGACTGCTCGGCAAAGGGCGACAAAGAAGGAGTAATACAAGAGCTAGAAAAGGGAGTAAAGCTCAACGTGTCGGACTACGACAAGAGGACGGCGCTGCATTTAGCATCCTCCGAGAATAGGCCCGACATTGTTGTCTTGCTTCTTGAGAAAGGCGCTGATGTCAACTCCACTGATCGTTGGGGACGAACTGTATGTTATTATGTCACttcaattttaatattcttcttctctcaaTCGTATCATATCTATCTACGTCAgtaatgtttgtatatatgccTTAATTCTACAGTAATGTAATGTTGTGCAGCCACTGTCAGATGCTCGTGAATTTGGGCATACTAACATCTGCGAGATTCTTGAGGCACATGGTGGAACTGATCCGGTATGTTAAGTTATTTTTGTGAAGGGTAATATatataaggcaaaaacttgtgtgagactgtctcacggatctcaCGGATTGGATATTTGATTAGTGAGGTTAAAGATTTGACCTATTAATCAAAGACGAAACTCTGTAAGACAATCTCACATAAGTCccctaccctatatataatatgttgcAAGCTAAGAAAGCACTCGAGACATGGGCTCATCAAATGTTCGTTTGGTTGTCTCCATGTACTAATAACAAGTTTTGGGCAACCCATCCGGTCGAATTGGTCGAATTGTTGACTTGTTAACCTTAAGATTCAAAGTTCTATTATAGTGGGAGAGATTTATTGACTTTTCGAAGAACCTAGGCTGGTTGGCCTTCTGGGCTTAAGCCAATCACCTATTGACCGCCTTGATGAGTAACCTTGGCTGATTAGCCTTCTCAATTTGAGTCAGTCAATTATAcgagcgtataatatatatatgttggttgCCCATTAATCAAAAGTACTCCTCTAAGAATGCATGCCCATTGAattgatgtatgtatatatgtaaaaaatttgTGTATGAGGGATCAAATGGCCTATCCTCATTTCATTTTTGTTGAGGCAGATGGGAGAAACACAGAGCCAATGCTGTGAGATTGATGAGGAAGAGGTGAACATGAGGGATAAGATTCTCATTGGAGAAGTAATTACTCTTACCTAGAAGCTAGCCAAAGGCAAATATCTATGATGTTAATTACCTTAAACTTTGTCACTTCAGCTTAATGTTTTTTGGTGCTATGATGCTAAGTGCTCACCAATCATAGGGTGCATATGGTGAAGTTTTTCTAGTTGAGTGGAGAGGCACAAAAGTTGCAGCAAAAACCATTCGCCCCGCCATTGCTTCCAACCCAATGGTGAAGTGAGTTATgctgaacatataatatataaatataaataataaatgtgcagTCTTATTGAAAGCTAATTGTTTTGCAGGAAAAACTTTCTCATGGAACTTGGGTTGTGGCAAAAACTGCGTCATCCTAACATAGTTCAGTTCCTTGGTGTTCTAAGGGACGCTGATCAACTTGTCCTACTAACCGAGTATTTGCAAAATGTAAGTGTTATATATCCAATAAGTAGCAATTCTTGGGGGATCTTGAACATGACTTTGTGAGTGTTACACCGCTAGGGAAGCCTGTATGACCTATTAAGAAAGAAAGGTAGACTTGAAGCAGAGACGGCTATTTCATATGCTCTAGACATAGCAAGGTAAGTTGCTAGTAAGCATTAGCCGTTTTAGTCCATCACTTTTTCCTATTGCAATATATTCCTTGACATTTTAAATGAGTTGCAGTTTTAGTCATTGGgataacaaaattattaagCTACGTTAGGGTTTTACttaatacattattattttagtaattcCTTGTCTTTCTAATATATTGCTATCTTTTGTCCCAATTCATAGGCTAACTAGAGATTTTAGTCCCTCTCCTAAATTTTCCCTCTTTAGCCATGATACATCGTCCTTGTTCTCCTTCCACTCGCAATAAACTACATAAGGATTTTACTTAACACGTGATTATTTTAGTAAGTTCTTATGTTTCTAATTTATAATTGTCTTTAGTCTCAATATTTCTTATGCTAAATTGAGATTTGACACCCTTAGCTCCCCTAAATTTTCCCTCTTTAGCCATGGTACATTGACTCTGCTCTCCctccaccccacccccacctccccacacacacacaaacctGCTAAAAGTAAGAGGTCGAGGTataaagaagaaatataaaaaattactaaaatcctCTGTACTAAATAAAACCTTAATGAGGTTTGACAGTTTTACTGATCTAATTATCCAAAGACTAAAACCTTATTTAAAAAGTTAGAGATTATATTGTAACGGACAAAAAACTAATGACTAATAAAACAACTAGTAGAAAATAATTGAGGGGTAAAAATGTGTTCTTTTCCCTTAAAACAACACTTGGACTCAAGTTTAAACTGTGTTGTTTTAACATAGGATTTGTGTTTGCAGAGGTATGAATTATCTCCATCAACACAAACCTCATGCTATAATCCACAGAGATTTAACACCTAGGTACTGCCAGTTGAAGATCAAATGATGACTAAATTATTAACAGTTTTTCACTGATACAAGTCAAGTAAAATGCAAGATTTTGTTGTGATCTTCTGTGTTTCAACTTGCAGAAACGTGTTGCAGGATGAATCAGGGCGGCTTAAAATCACAGATTTTGGGCTAAGCAAAATTGCCCAGGAAAAAGACTCTCAGGTCTATAAAATGACTGGAGGGACTGGATCATGTACAATCAATTTCTTGGCTGAAATCTGCAGAAGTTTTATCAGTTAAAAACATCCTAATAAGATGCATTCTTATGTTGTTTCTCAGATCGTTACATGGCCCCAGAAGTATACCGGCGAGAATCATATGGAAAGAGTGTTGATGTCTTTTCCTTTGCACTTATTGTTCATGAGGTAAAATGAATCACAGTTATTGCATTTGACAAAATATGAGCTAGTTGATtccatatacattttttttttgagtgacgagagaAGCCCATAGC contains these protein-coding regions:
- the LOC116017640 gene encoding integrin-linked protein kinase 1-like isoform X1, with translation MEGQTIHLPTSSKAQDGLSDERVEAGARPYRLLDCSAKGDKEGVIQELEKGVKLNVSDYDKRTALHLASSENRPDIVVLLLEKGADVNSTDRWGRTPLSDAREFGHTNICEILEAHGGTDPMGETQSQCCEIDEEEVNMRDKILIGEGAYGEVFLVEWRGTKVAAKTIRPAIASNPMVKKNFLMELGLWQKLRHPNIVQFLGVLRDADQLVLLTEYLQNGSLYDLLRKKGRLEAETAISYALDIARGMNYLHQHKPHAIIHRDLTPRNVLQDESGRLKITDFGLSKIAQEKDSQVYKMTGGTGSYRYMAPEVYRRESYGKSVDVFSFALIVHEMFQGGPANWEDAPEQVADKRAYEDSRPPLASYIYPDPIKQLLRECWHKNPDRRPSFEEIIIRLENIQNDMNQRKGIGPCCNCVIS
- the LOC116017640 gene encoding integrin-linked protein kinase 1-like isoform X2, with protein sequence MEGQTIHLPTSSKAQDGLSDERVEAGARPYRLLDCSAKGDKEGVIQELEKGVKLNVSDYDKRTALHLASSENRPDIVVLLLEKGADVNSTDRWGRTPLSDAREFGHTNICEILEAHGGTDPMGETQSQCCEIDEEEVNMRDKILIGEGAYGEVFLVEWRGTKVAAKTIRPAIASNPMVKKNFLMELGLWQKLRHPNIVQFLGVLRDADQLVLLTEYLQNGSLYDLLRKKGRLEAETAISYALDIARNVLQDESGRLKITDFGLSKIAQEKDSQVYKMTGGTGSYRYMAPEVYRRESYGKSVDVFSFALIVHEMFQGGPANWEDAPEQVADKRAYEDSRPPLASYIYPDPIKQLLRECWHKNPDRRPSFEEIIIRLENIQNDMNQRKGIGPCCNCVIS